One Lepus europaeus isolate LE1 chromosome 7, mLepTim1.pri, whole genome shotgun sequence DNA segment encodes these proteins:
- the CABP2 gene encoding calcium-binding protein 2 isoform X3 translates to MVQEPMGNCAKRPRRRGPKDRELRPEEIEELQVAFQEFDRDRDGYIGYRELGACMRTLGYMPTEMELIEISQQISGGKVDFEDFVELMGPKLLAETADMIGVRELRDAFREFDTNRDGCISIGELRAALKALLGERVSQREVDEILRDVDLNGDGLVDFEEFVRMMSR, encoded by the exons ATGGTTCAGGAGCCCATGGGGAACTGTGCCAAGCGGCCCCGGCGCCGGGGACCTAAG GACCGGGAGCTGCGGCCCGAGGAGATTGAAG AGCTGCAGGTCGCCTTCCAGGAGTTCGACCGAGACCGGGACGGCTACATCGGCTACCGGGAGCTGGGTGCCTGCATGCGGACGCTGGGCTACATGCCCACGGAGATGGAGCTCATTGAGATCTCGCAGCAAATCA GTGGCGGGAAGGTGGACTTTGAAGATTTCGTGGAGTTGATGGGCCCCAAGCTGCTGGCGGAGACGGCGGACATGATCGGGGTCAGGGAGCTCCGAGACGCCTTCCGGGAG TTCGACACCAACCGGGATGGCTGCATCAGCATAGGCGAGCTCCGGGCAGCCCTCAAGGCCCTGCTGGGCGAGCGGGTCAGCCAGCGGGAGGTGGACGAGATCCTGCGAGACGTGGACCTCAACGGCGACGGCCTGGTGGACTTTGAAG AGTTTGTGCGGATGATGTCTCGCTGA
- the CABP2 gene encoding calcium-binding protein 2 isoform X1 encodes MVQEPMGNCAKRPRRRGPKDPWQWSGSPPGGSHPGPGPSPEDQGGVPGYSVLGSLVGPACIFLRPSIAATQLDRELRPEEIEELQVAFQEFDRDRDGYIGYRELGACMRTLGYMPTEMELIEISQQISGGKVDFEDFVELMGPKLLAETADMIGVRELRDAFREFDTNRDGCISIGELRAALKALLGERVSQREVDEILRDVDLNGDGLVDFEEFVRMMSR; translated from the exons ATGGTTCAGGAGCCCATGGGGAACTGTGCCAAGCGGCCCCGGCGCCGGGGACCTAAG GACCCCTGGCAGTGGTCCGGCTCCCCGCCAGGGGGCTCCCACCCCGGGCCCGGGCCCAGTCCCGAGGATCAGGGGGGCGTCCCGGGCTACTCGGTGCTCGGCAGCCTGGTGGGGCCGGCCTGCATCTTCCTGCGGCCCAGCATCGCCGCCACGCAGCTC GACCGGGAGCTGCGGCCCGAGGAGATTGAAG AGCTGCAGGTCGCCTTCCAGGAGTTCGACCGAGACCGGGACGGCTACATCGGCTACCGGGAGCTGGGTGCCTGCATGCGGACGCTGGGCTACATGCCCACGGAGATGGAGCTCATTGAGATCTCGCAGCAAATCA GTGGCGGGAAGGTGGACTTTGAAGATTTCGTGGAGTTGATGGGCCCCAAGCTGCTGGCGGAGACGGCGGACATGATCGGGGTCAGGGAGCTCCGAGACGCCTTCCGGGAG TTCGACACCAACCGGGATGGCTGCATCAGCATAGGCGAGCTCCGGGCAGCCCTCAAGGCCCTGCTGGGCGAGCGGGTCAGCCAGCGGGAGGTGGACGAGATCCTGCGAGACGTGGACCTCAACGGCGACGGCCTGGTGGACTTTGAAG AGTTTGTGCGGATGATGTCTCGCTGA
- the CABP2 gene encoding calcium-binding protein 2 isoform X2 has translation MALPQGPAEGSLPSGETSPSEGTSGPSQAPASPAASRRRALLRELEAQVQAAYGQDRELRPEEIEELQVAFQEFDRDRDGYIGYRELGACMRTLGYMPTEMELIEISQQISGGKVDFEDFVELMGPKLLAETADMIGVRELRDAFREFDTNRDGCISIGELRAALKALLGERVSQREVDEILRDVDLNGDGLVDFEEFVRMMSR, from the exons ATGGCCCTACCCCAGGGCCCGGCCGAGGGCAGCCTCCCCTCCGGTGAGACCAGCCCTTCGGAGGGTACTtcagggcccagccaggccccgGCCAGCCCCGCAGCCAGCAGGCGCCGGGCGCTCCTCCGGGAGCTCGAGGCCCAAGTGCAGGCGGCCTACGGGCAG GACCGGGAGCTGCGGCCCGAGGAGATTGAAG AGCTGCAGGTCGCCTTCCAGGAGTTCGACCGAGACCGGGACGGCTACATCGGCTACCGGGAGCTGGGTGCCTGCATGCGGACGCTGGGCTACATGCCCACGGAGATGGAGCTCATTGAGATCTCGCAGCAAATCA GTGGCGGGAAGGTGGACTTTGAAGATTTCGTGGAGTTGATGGGCCCCAAGCTGCTGGCGGAGACGGCGGACATGATCGGGGTCAGGGAGCTCCGAGACGCCTTCCGGGAG TTCGACACCAACCGGGATGGCTGCATCAGCATAGGCGAGCTCCGGGCAGCCCTCAAGGCCCTGCTGGGCGAGCGGGTCAGCCAGCGGGAGGTGGACGAGATCCTGCGAGACGTGGACCTCAACGGCGACGGCCTGGTGGACTTTGAAG AGTTTGTGCGGATGATGTCTCGCTGA
- the CDK2AP2 gene encoding cyclin-dependent kinase 2-associated protein 2: protein MSYKPIAPAPSSTPGSSTPGPGTPVPTAGSVPSPSGSVPGAAAPFRPLFNDFGPPSMGYVQAMKPPGAQGSQSTYTDLLSVIEEMGKEIRPTYAGSKSAMERLKRGIIHARALVRECLAETERNART from the exons ATGTCCTACAAGCCCatcgcccccgcccccagcagcaccCCTGGCTCCAGCACGCCTGGTCCGGGCACGCCGGTCCCCACAG CCGGAAGTGTCCCGTCCCCGTCGGGCTCGGTGCCGGGAGCCGCTGCCCCTTTCAGACCGCTGTTTAACGACTTCGGACCGCCGTCCATGGGCTACGTGCAG GCGATGAAGCCCCCCGGCGCCCAGGGCTCGCAGAGCACCTACACGGACCTGCTCTCGGTGATCGAAGAGATGGGAAAGGAGATCCGGCCCACCTACGCGGGCAGCAAGAGCGCCATGGAGCGGCTGAAGCGAG GCATCATCCACGCCCGGGCCCTGGTCAGAGAGTGCCTGGCAGAGACAGAGCGGAATGCCCGCACGTAA